In a genomic window of Maridesulfovibrio ferrireducens:
- a CDS encoding glycosyltransferase family 9 protein codes for MGDLILSFPLFLWLERTYPGHPIWVVAEENFFRPLMPLSPKVTYFPWAGLGFLRKEKYELIINLSIREQAASLAGELGAEAKFGPVTDSEGTVRILGDWQLYRASVVQNNRHNRFHWADLNALDCIPLSRISKTSWSDPRTLQGESGRIGLFLGASEESKRPGVEFWAKLCSEILGRGMKPVLFGGPLDKGLGADVARTFGGPVLDMTGKLNLGELAAVGQSLQLFITPDTGPMHLAAWSGLKVLNLSMGNVNPWETGPYQNDHYVLRSTMSCALGCWTCVRDRLHCHDPFTPSRIATVAKSMIRDDRAALHKTNLPGLRLYSSSRSASGVYNLLHISGRSAEAGDRLGQFWQEFFGMAFGLWDSRGADKIWAEVIEQQPLLARKMCFHLPRFGKEFSKGLAKSASLSETFWNSCPLILRQFAGYIHLLLQNNDYDRASWIKVLSLYERLAAIVSEK; via the coding sequence ATGGGGGATTTAATCCTTTCTTTTCCGCTTTTTCTGTGGCTTGAACGAACTTACCCCGGTCATCCCATATGGGTTGTTGCGGAGGAGAATTTTTTCCGGCCGCTGATGCCTTTAAGCCCAAAAGTTACTTATTTTCCTTGGGCGGGTTTAGGGTTTCTTCGTAAAGAAAAGTACGAGCTGATCATAAATTTAAGTATACGTGAGCAAGCCGCGTCTCTTGCCGGAGAACTCGGAGCTGAAGCGAAATTCGGCCCCGTAACAGACTCCGAAGGAACTGTTCGCATCCTCGGAGACTGGCAGCTTTACCGTGCAAGCGTGGTGCAGAATAATAGACATAACCGTTTTCACTGGGCTGATCTTAATGCACTGGATTGTATCCCGTTAAGCCGTATTTCGAAGACTTCGTGGTCTGATCCCCGAACTTTGCAGGGGGAGAGCGGTCGTATAGGTCTATTTTTGGGAGCAAGTGAGGAATCCAAACGTCCCGGCGTAGAATTCTGGGCTAAGCTTTGTTCCGAAATCCTTGGAAGGGGAATGAAGCCGGTTCTTTTCGGTGGACCTCTTGATAAAGGACTCGGGGCAGATGTCGCCCGTACTTTCGGCGGCCCCGTGCTCGATATGACGGGTAAGCTTAATCTCGGAGAGCTTGCCGCGGTCGGGCAGTCATTACAGCTTTTTATTACTCCTGACACAGGGCCGATGCACCTTGCGGCATGGTCCGGGCTTAAAGTACTCAATCTTTCCATGGGGAATGTTAATCCTTGGGAAACCGGACCTTACCAGAATGATCATTATGTGCTGCGGTCCACTATGAGCTGCGCTCTTGGTTGCTGGACCTGTGTGCGGGACAGACTGCATTGTCATGATCCTTTCACTCCCTCGCGCATTGCGACGGTTGCAAAGAGTATGATTCGTGATGACCGGGCGGCTTTGCATAAAACAAATTTGCCGGGACTGCGTCTTTATTCTTCATCCAGAAGTGCCAGCGGGGTGTATAACTTACTTCATATAAGTGGGCGTTCCGCAGAAGCCGGCGACAGGCTTGGTCAATTTTGGCAGGAATTTTTCGGTATGGCATTCGGGTTGTGGGACAGTCGTGGCGCAGATAAGATTTGGGCTGAAGTGATCGAGCAACAGCCGCTTCTTGCGCGAAAAATGTGTTTCCATCTACCAAGGTTCGGTAAGGAGTTCAGCAAGGGGCTTGCGAAAAGCGCTTCTCTTTCTGAAACATTCTGGAACTCATGTCCGCTAATATTACGTCAATTTGCTGGATATATTCATCTTTTACTTCAAAATAATGATTATGACCGGGCGTCATGGATTAAAGTTTTATCCCTCTATGAAAGACTGGCAGCTATTGTCAGCGAAAAGTAA